A stretch of DNA from Streptomyces sp. NBC_01197:
GATGGTGGCCCGCACCGTGAACGGCACCTCCGCACCGGACGCCGCGCCGGGCGTCAGGGTCACCTTCGTGACGTGCGCGTCCTCGCGGTAACCGGCCAGCAGAGGCTGTGAGTCCGCCGCGTCGTTGGTCAGCTGAGACGCCTTGTCCGCGTCGCCCTTCGCCCAGGCGGCGAGGAAGTCCTTCGCCACACCACTGATCTCGTCCGCGGTCGGCGGACCGGTGCGGGCGGGCGCGGCCTGGGTCGTCCCGGTGGGGTCGCCTCCGCCGTGCGAACCGTCCAGCGCGTTCCAGATGTTGTACGCGCCGTAGCCGACCCCGCCGGCCACCACCGCGAACGCCCCGCCCACTATGCCTATCTTTACCCCGTTACGCACTGCTGCGTCCCCTCCCCAGGAGCCCCTTTGGACATGCCTCTTTGAACATGTTCAACAGAGTTACGTCCAGCAGCGTACGGGACCCGGGTGGCGCCCGGGGCGTCGTTACCCGACCGGGACCATGGGCCGCACCACAGAGGCAAGTTGCGGGAAACAACGGTGCGGTCCCGGTGTCAGATCCAGGTGTTCAGCCACATCCGGTTGTTCCACTCGCTCAGCGGGATCGCGTCCCCGGTGAACAGCGGCCAGAAATAAATGAAGTCTCGCTACCGAGGGGGCTCTACGCCTTGACCAGCAGGTTAGCCGCTGGCCAGGGCATAAGCTCGGCTACTGGGCCGCCTCTGGGCCGTGATCATGGTCCGCAGGTGCCTTGTACAGGGCGTCGACGGCCGAGCGGGTACGCCCCTCACTGCTCGGCATGAGGTGCGTATAGATCCGCAGGGTGAAACCTGGGTCGCTGTGGCCGAGGTAGGCACTCAGGGCCCGGATGTTCTCTCCGGCGTCCAGCAGGACGGAAGCGTAGAAGTGCCTCAGGGCATGCATGCCGTCCTCAGACGCCGATGCGTACTTCTCCCCCGCCTTCGGTTCCGGGATGATGCCCGCAGCGGCCAGAGCAGGCTTCCACAGGTGGGCATTGAAGTGACTTACCCGCACGTGGTTGCCGGAAGTTCCGCTAAAGAGAAGCGTCTTTGTCACGAGTGGCCCATCGGGCGTGCGCCAAGGCAGCGTCACTCTGACCGGGGGGAACTGCTCGGAGTGGGCGCGCAGTGCAGCGCCTACCGCTTTCGGCAGGGGAACGTCTCGGACTTTCCCGCCCTTGGGGAGCGCAAAGACGAACTCGCCACGGATCCGCTTGAGCTGATGTCGAACTCCGAGCCAGCCGCCTTCGTAATCGAGTTCATCTTCGGAGAGACCGAAGACCTCGCCCTGCCGCAAGCCACATCCACTTGCGACATCGACAGTCGCCCGCAGGCGCTCGACTAGAGCGGCGCGTACAGCGAACACCTGAGCCGATGTCCACGGAGCCACCCGTGGCGGACTCGCTTTGGGAATCTGTACTGACCGGGCCCGGCAGGGATTCTTGGCGAGCAGCGTGTCATCCACAGCCGCACTCAGGGCGGCCGAAACGGTGCCGAAGATGATACGGCGATGGGAGGAGGCGGCGACTACGGATTCCAGTTCCCCGAGCCACGTCCGGATGTGGCCGGGCTGGAATGAGGCGAGCGGGCGACTCCCGATGTACGGGTAGGCGTGCAGCCGGAGTCGACGCTCAGCGGCCTCCCGGCTGTTGATTTCGGTTGTGTGGGTGGCCACCCACTTCTCAGCGAACTGCTGAAAGGTGATGCGTGCGGCTCGGGGGTCGATGTACTGGCCGCGCGACATGTCGGCGGCGGTGGTGACGAGCCACTGTTCCGCAAGCCGCTTCTGCTTGTCAGGGAATGACTTGCTCTTCTCTGTTCCGTCCGGGCCGACGTAACGGGCTCGGTACCGCATTCCCGTGCCGTGACGATCGGTCTTCGTCCGGGTCGTCTTTCCGTCGGGGCTGGTTTCGGTTTTGTACCAGCGGTCCTGGATGTGGCCTGCCATGTGGCGTGCTCCTGGGTGTGACGGGGCAGGGGCGCGGCCGGTGTTTGGTCGTGCCCCTGCTGGCTGGGGTGGGTTAGGCGGCGAGGTCGTCGTCTGTGGTGAGGGTGTCGACCCAGTCGCGGACGGCGCGGGGGTCGTAGCGCAGGTGCCGGCCGATGCGGACGGCGGGCGGGCCGATGCGCTTCTTGCGCCATGCGTAGACGGTTTCGACGCTCGGGAGGCTGAACATGGCGGCCAGGTCTTCGGGGGTGAGGTAGCGGTCCGGGAGGCCGTCCCGGAGGGTGGCGCGGGGGTCGGGTGCTGGGGTGCGGGTGGTGGTCACCGGGGGCTCCTACGGGACGGTGGGGCCGGTTTCCCGTGACAGAACTGACAGAATTCGTGGACGTGGGGCCTGGCCTGCGGTTTTCTCGTCTGGAGGTCCCGTGACAGAAATCGCGGAAAATCTGACAGAAATGGCTGCGGGGTATTTCTGTCACGCGACGTCCGCTGGAGGGCGCGTGGCGGATGCCGTATTTCTGTCGGACTTCTTTTGATTTCTGTCACGAGGCCAGAAACGGGTATCACCGCAGGTCAGGGGCCGCTCCAACGATTTCTGTCAGTTCTGTCAGCGGGTTGGGGTTTTCCGTCACGCACTGGTGAGCGGCGGGGCGGTGCTCGGGTGGCTGTCGTAGCGGGGCGAGGGCGGCCGTCCTCGGCCGCTGCGTGGGGGTTGGGGCTGTTGCCGGACCCATCCGTGTTCTTCGAGGAGGGTCAGTGCGGGGTCGAGGTCGGCCATGGCGGGGAAGTCGCCGCGGGAGAGGCCCCGGAAGAGTTCCCGCTTGGTGAAGCCGGTGAGGCGCTGGTCTTTGAGGTGGGTGAGGACTTGGTGGGCGGCTTCTTGTGCGGGGTCGGCGCCCATGGCGTCGAAGACTTCGAGTGCGTGGGCGGTGAAGTAGTCGCCCAGCTCGGTTGCGGCGGCCATGGTGGCGGCTTCGATCGGCAGCGTCCATCCGTTGTCGGGGTGGGCGGCGAGGTGGAGCAGTCCGGCGATGCGGGCGACTGCTCCGTCTCGTTTGGAGGCCCATTTCACGACGGGGGCGAGGCTGCCGCCTTTGCCGAGCCGGGATTCGGTGACCTTCTGGTAGGCGAGCATGACCGCGTCGGCTTCGGGGCTGAGGGTGAGGACGGCGGGGTCGGTCCAGTCCGCGAGTGCCATGGTCAGGCCGCCGAGCGTCCTGGTGTAGGCGGCGGTGGTTTCCTCGCTGAGGAGGTCGGGGGTGAGGTTGCGGGAGCCGACCAGGGACAGGGGCTTGGCGTAGAGGAACCGGGCGAGCAGGCCGCGTCCGTCGGCGCCTTTGACGCGGCCGATGGAGTCGAGGACTTCGGGCTGGATGGCCAGGGCCATGGTGACGGCGGGGGCTTCGATGTGCTGGGGATCGCGGCCCTGCCGGTTCACGCGGGCCATGTCGCCTGCGTGGCCTTTGAGGAAGACACCCATGTTGGGAGCTCCGGAGTAGCGTCCGGCGATGATGTCGAAGATCTCGCCCTCTGCGGACATGACGCTGATGCGTCCGTCCTGCTCGGCCAGGAGGGTGGCGAGGCTTTCCGGGGTGACGTCGTCCGCGATGAGCTGCGGCTTGGCAGGCACGCTGAGTTCGTCGGCCTGCTGGGCGAGCTGGACGGCTTCGGCGGTGAGCTGGTCACGTAGGCCGGGCTCGGCGCCTGCCGCCTTCTGCGCGGCCTTGTCGGCTGCTGCCTTGGCGAGGCGCGCGGTGGTTTCCGCCTCGGCCCGCACGGGGCCGGACAGTTCCACGAGTGTCTTCTCCACGGCGAGGAGCGGGCCGGTCATCAGGGCGAACACGGCGGACTTCCGGTTACCGGGGGGCAGGGCCACGGCGGTGTAGAGGTTCACCGGCTCTCGCCAGTGCCCGCGGACACAGACGGTGGCCCGTCCGCCGGCGGCGGTGGCGATGACTCCCAGGGCCAGGCACCCGGCGAGATCGGCCGGTGTCTGCGTCTCCTCGGCCACCCCGGCGACCATGTCCCCCAGCCACGCGGGGAGGGCGTGCACGGGGAAGGCGGGCAGTTGCCTGCGCGCGGTCAGGGGTACGGGCTCGTCCCAGGTGGGGCCGGTGATGGTCTCGGGGGTCAGGTCGTTGAACCCTTCCCAGAGATCGGAGCCGAGTTCGTTGGGGGTGCTCATGCTGCGTTCCTCCCTTCCACGGGGGCGAGCAGGGGGCAGTGGTCGCGGTGCGCGGTGTGGTTCTCAATGAGCTGGAGGGTGGCGGCGCGGCCGATGGCGTGGCGTTCGTAGCCGCACGCGCACCAGGACCGCCCCGACGGCATGGCCGACCAGCTTGGGGGCGCGGTGATCGTGAGCAGTGCGGTCACGTGCGGCCGCTGGCCCGGGGCGGTGGGCGCCTGCTGGTCAGGGCGAACAGATCGAAGGGGACGGCCTTCGGCCGACGACTTTCGGGGTACGACAGCCCGCGCCGTGGTGGGCCGGGGCTCGGGTGCGTCCGGGAGTCCGGCGAGTCCGAGCTGTTGGCATTTCAGAGGGAAATCGGGCCGGGGGCTCATGCCGTCTCCCTTGGCCGGCAGTTGCGGATGGACCAGTTCAGGACGCTGCGCAGTGTCGAGCGGCACTGGGATGCCGGGAGCCCGGCCGCCTCACCTGCCCTCTGAAATGCCTGTTCCACTTCGTCGCGCGTGAGGTCGCCCCACCCGACGAACCGGGCCACCTTGCGCGCACTCTCGAACAACTGGGCTTCTCTGCCGCCCTCTTGGGATGCGGCCACGGCCGCTGTCTCGCGTTCCAGGGCGGTATCGGCAGCACGGTTCCCGTACTTCGGCACAGCCAGCCGGACCGGCCGTGCGGGGCGCTCCGGAGGCTTGAGAGCGTCCAGGAGCCGCGGGGGCAACTGAAGTACCGGGGCTGGGTCGAGAACCTCGTACGCGGCCCCGTGGACGATGCTTCCGGGGGCGACGACGTAGCCACCCCATGCCCGGGTGTCGATGAGCTTGCCGAGCTTGCCCGCGCTGTTGCCGAGCCGGATCCCGTCGGGGGCGGTGAAGTACAGGTGGTGGCCGCCGCTCGCGGTCCGGGTCCGGTATGTGGCGGGGACGGCCTGTCCGGCGCGCTCGCAGAGCGCCTCAAAGGTCGTCACGCCGGAAGGCGTGCCCGTACTGCTGTTGGGCTTGGGCACGTCGAGATCCACGACGACCAGCCCAGAGGGGCCGGTCGCGATGCCGATATTGAACGGCCCATCGGACCAGGCCCGGCGGATCCGGTCCGGGTCGAGGGTGGCGCGCTGCTCCCACTTGCGGTGGCCCCCGGCGCAGTCACCGAGACCCGGGCAGACGGCCTCGCCATGCAGGGCGGGGCGCTTGTCGCCGGGGCGGAGCGGGAAGACGTGCCAACCACGGTCCGCGGCGTCCAGAGCGGCAGCCAGAAGAAGGGTGTTCATGCGGCGGCCCGCCTTTCGTGGGTGAGGAACTGCTGGCCGATGTGCTGGCTGTAGGCGGGGGGTACGGCTTTGCGGGCTTCGGCGCTGCTCATCCAGGTGCAGCCCATGGCATCGGCGTAGGCGCGCTCGCCTTTGTGCTCGAAGGCGAGCAGGGACTTCCGGTGCCAGCACGGCGCCACCAGGTCCCCGCCGCCGCCCCAGGACGTCTCGAAGGACCGGTGACGCCGGACGTTGAGCCCGAACTGGGTTCCGCAGAGCAGGTAGTCGGGGCGCAGGGGTGCTTCGGGGACGTTTTCGATGACCCAGGGCTGTCCGCATGCCTGGAGCAGGGGGCGCCCTGGTGTCAGGAGGTCGGGGTGGCTTTCCTGGCTGCCGCGCCAGGCGGTGACGCGGGCGAAGCGCTCGCACGGCCAGGAGGCGTGCACCAGGTCGTAGTCCCGGATCTCCCCGGACGCGGTGAGCACAGTCAGGTAGTCCAGGGCGTCGGCCTGGTGGAAGGTGAAGGGGTAGTGGGGCTGGGGGCGGTTGTCGACGCCGACGACGTCGAACCCGGCCAGGAAGTAGCCCATCGAGAGGCCGCCTGCGCCGCAGCACAGGTCCAGGACCCGCAGCCCGTTGGGGCGGCGCATGGGGAGAACGGTGGCGTTCATGCGGCCACCGCCAGACGGATTGTGCGGAGCTGGGTGCCGATGAGGAGGGTGTAGGCCGGGGGGATGCATTCGCGGATGCCGTCGCGGTTCATCCAGGGCACGCCCATCACGCGGCGGGCGTGGTCGACGCCGGAGAAGTTCCCCACGAACTGGCCGTAGTGGCCGGGCGGTACGGGGCGGCCCATCTTCGCCTGCCGCACCATGTGTTCCGGGTGTGCGGGTACTCCGAGGAA
This window harbors:
- a CDS encoding tyrosine-type recombinase/integrase yields the protein MAGHIQDRWYKTETSPDGKTTRTKTDRHGTGMRYRARYVGPDGTEKSKSFPDKQKRLAEQWLVTTAADMSRGQYIDPRAARITFQQFAEKWVATHTTEINSREAAERRLRLHAYPYIGSRPLASFQPGHIRTWLGELESVVAASSHRRIIFGTVSAALSAAVDDTLLAKNPCRARSVQIPKASPPRVAPWTSAQVFAVRAALVERLRATVDVASGCGLRQGEVFGLSEDELDYEGGWLGVRHQLKRIRGEFVFALPKGGKVRDVPLPKAVGAALRAHSEQFPPVRVTLPWRTPDGPLVTKTLLFSGTSGNHVRVSHFNAHLWKPALAAAGIIPEPKAGEKYASASEDGMHALRHFYASVLLDAGENIRALSAYLGHSDPGFTLRIYTHLMPSSEGRTRSAVDALYKAPADHDHGPEAAQ
- a CDS encoding helix-turn-helix transcriptional regulator: MTTTRTPAPDPRATLRDGLPDRYLTPEDLAAMFSLPSVETVYAWRKKRIGPPAVRIGRHLRYDPRAVRDWVDTLTTDDDLAA
- a CDS encoding YfjI family protein; translated protein: MSTPNELGSDLWEGFNDLTPETITGPTWDEPVPLTARRQLPAFPVHALPAWLGDMVAGVAEETQTPADLAGCLALGVIATAAGGRATVCVRGHWREPVNLYTAVALPPGNRKSAVFALMTGPLLAVEKTLVELSGPVRAEAETTARLAKAAADKAAQKAAGAEPGLRDQLTAEAVQLAQQADELSVPAKPQLIADDVTPESLATLLAEQDGRISVMSAEGEIFDIIAGRYSGAPNMGVFLKGHAGDMARVNRQGRDPQHIEAPAVTMALAIQPEVLDSIGRVKGADGRGLLARFLYAKPLSLVGSRNLTPDLLSEETTAAYTRTLGGLTMALADWTDPAVLTLSPEADAVMLAYQKVTESRLGKGGSLAPVVKWASKRDGAVARIAGLLHLAAHPDNGWTLPIEAATMAAATELGDYFTAHALEVFDAMGADPAQEAAHQVLTHLKDQRLTGFTKRELFRGLSRGDFPAMADLDPALTLLEEHGWVRQQPQPPRSGRGRPPSPRYDSHPSTAPPLTSA
- a CDS encoding bifunctional DNA primase/polymerase; its protein translation is MNTLLLAAALDAADRGWHVFPLRPGDKRPALHGEAVCPGLGDCAGGHRKWEQRATLDPDRIRRAWSDGPFNIGIATGPSGLVVVDLDVPKPNSSTGTPSGVTTFEALCERAGQAVPATYRTRTASGGHHLYFTAPDGIRLGNSAGKLGKLIDTRAWGGYVVAPGSIVHGAAYEVLDPAPVLQLPPRLLDALKPPERPARPVRLAVPKYGNRAADTALERETAAVAASQEGGREAQLFESARKVARFVGWGDLTRDEVEQAFQRAGEAAGLPASQCRSTLRSVLNWSIRNCRPRETA
- a CDS encoding DNA cytosine methyltransferase encodes the protein MNATVLPMRRPNGLRVLDLCCGAGGLSMGYFLAGFDVVGVDNRPQPHYPFTFHQADALDYLTVLTASGEIRDYDLVHASWPCERFARVTAWRGSQESHPDLLTPGRPLLQACGQPWVIENVPEAPLRPDYLLCGTQFGLNVRRHRSFETSWGGGGDLVAPCWHRKSLLAFEHKGERAYADAMGCTWMSSAEARKAVPPAYSQHIGQQFLTHERRAAA